Within the Procambarus clarkii isolate CNS0578487 chromosome 28, FALCON_Pclarkii_2.0, whole genome shotgun sequence genome, the region TACTGGACAGTTGAGTCCTCTCGTTACTGGACGGTTGAGTCCACTCGTTACTGGACAGTTGAGTCCTCTCGTTACTGGACGGTTGAGTCCTCTCGTTACTGGACGGTTGAGTCCTCTCGTTACTGGACGGTTGAGTCCTCTCGTTACAGGATGATTGAGTCCTCTCGTTACTGGACGGTTGAGTCCTCTCGTTACAGGATGATTGAGTCCACTCGTTACTGGACAGTTGAGTCCTCTCGTTACTGGGCGGTTGAGTCCTCTCGTTACTGGACGGTTGAGTCCACTCGTTACTGGACAGTTGAGTCCTCTCGTTACTGGACGGTTGAGTAAACTCGTTACTGGACGGTTGAGTCCACTCGTTACCGGACAGTGGAGTTCACTCGTTACTGGACGATTGAATCCATTCGTTACTGGACAAATCAGCGCACTTGATACTGGACAGTGGAGTTCACTCGTTACTGGACGGTTGAATCCATTCGTTACTGGACAATTCAGTCAACTTGATACTGGACAGTGGAGTTCACTCATTACTGGACGGTTGAATCCATTCGTTACTGGTCAATTCAGTCCAATTGATACTGAACAGTGGAGTTCACTGTTACTGGAAAGTTGAGCCAACTCGTTACTGGACAGTTGAGTTCATTTGGTTCTGGACAGTTGAGTCCACTCGTTACTGGACAGTTGAGTCCACTCGTTACTGGACGGTTCAGTCCACTCGTTACTGGACAGTTGAGTTCACTCGTTACTGGTCAATTGAGTTCACTCGAAACTGGACGGTTGAGTCTGCTCGTTACTGGACAGTTTAGTTTACTCGTCACTGTACAGTTGAGTCAATTCGTTACAGGAAGGTTGAGTCCACTCGTTACTGGACAGTTGAGTCCACTAGTTACTGGACAGTTGAGTCCACTCGTTACTGGACAGTTGAGTTCACTCGTTAGTGGACAGTTGAGTCCTCTCGTTACTGGTCAATTGAGTCCACTCGAAATTGGACGGTTGAGTCTGTTCGTTACTGGACAGTTTAGTTTACTCGTCACTGGACAGTTGAGTCAATTCGTTACTGGATGGAGGAGTCTAGTCGTTACTGGACAATTGAGTCCTCTCGTTACTGGATGGAGAGGTCCAGTCGTTACTGGACAGTTGAGTCCACTTGTTACTGGACAGTTGAGTCCAGTTGTTACTGGAAAGTTGAGTCCACTTGTTACTGGACAGTTGAGTCCAGTCGTTACTGGACAGTTCAGACCACTTGTTACTGGACAGTTGAGTCCAGTCGTTACTGGACATTTCAGTCCACTTGTTACTGGACAGTTGAGTCCAGACATTACTGGACAGTTGAGTCCATTCGTTACTGGACGGTTGAGTCCACTCGTTAGTGTATGGTTGAGTCCACTCGTTACCCGACAGTTCAGTACACTTGTTACTAGACGGTTAAGTCCACTCGTGACTGGACAGTTGAATCCACTCGTTACCGGACAGTTGAGTACACTCAATACTGGACAGTTGCGTCCACGCGTTACTGGACAGTTGAGTCCACTCGTTACTGGACGGTTGAGTTCACTCGTTACTGGATGGTTGAGGCCACTCGTTACTGGACGGTTGAGTCCACTCGTTACTGGACAGTTGAGTCCTCTCGTTACTGGACTGTTGAGTCCTCTCGTTACTAGACGGTTGAGACTTCTCGTTACTGGACTGTTGAGTCTTCTAGTTACTGGTCAATTGAGTTCTCTCGTTACTGGACGGTTGAGTCCTCTCGTTACTGGACGGTTGAGTCCTCTCGTTACTGGACGGTTGAGTCCTCTCGTTACTGGACGGTTGAGGCCACTCCTTACTGGACAGTTGAGTCCTCTCGTTACTGGACGGTTGAGTCCTCTCGTTACTGGACGGTTGAGTCCTCTCGTTACTGGACGGTTGAGTCCTCTCGTTACTGGACGGTTGAGTCCTCTCGTTACTGGACGGTTGAGTCCTCTCGTTACTGGACGGTTGAGTCCACGTGTTACTGGACGGTTGAGTCCTCTCGTTACTGGACGGTTGAGTTCTCTCGTTACTAGACGGTTGAGTTCACTCGTTACTGGATGGTTGAGTCTTCTAGTTACTGGACGGTTGAGTCCTCTCGTTACTGGACGGTTGAGTCCTC harbors:
- the LOC138369488 gene encoding uncharacterized protein, with protein sequence MSSNDWTQLSSNKWSELSSNDWTQLSSNKWTQLSSNNWTQLSSNKWTQLSSNDWTSPSSNERTQLSITNGFNRPVTSELHCPVSSALICPVTNGFNRPVTSELHCPVTSGLNRPVTSLLNRPVTRGLNCPVTSGLNRPVTRGLNRPVTRGLNCPVTSGLNHPVTRGLNRPVTRGLNHPVTRGLNRPVTRGLNRPVTRGLNRPVTRGLNCPVTSGLNRPVTRGLNCPVTSGLNRPVTRGHNCPVTSGLNRPVTRGLNRPVTSELN